The following DNA comes from Hahella chejuensis KCTC 2396.
AGAGGGACGGGCCGGCGCAATGTATCCAAAATAAACACCTGGGCGTTGGGCAGAGGCCTTCCGATGGGAACAATGGGAAAGTAATAAGGGTTTTTCCGGGGAACCCGCAAGGCGGTGACGTCCACGGCGCATTCCGTGGGACCGTAAACATTGTAAAGCGCCGCCCTGGCGTTCTGCTGGTAAAACGCCTGCGCCAGTTTCCGGGACAGCGGCTCGCCGCCTGTCAGTAAGGCGTCCAGACCTAACCCGGGAGTCGCCGGCAGCCGCTCCGCCACCATCATGGACAACAGGCTGGGGGTGCAGTCCGCCACCGCCACCTTGTGTTGCAGAAAGCATTGCGCCAGTTGCGTCGGCTGCAAACGCATTTCCGGGGCCGCCACCAGCAATTGGTGTCCCAGCAGCAGGGCCGCAAAGATCTGTTGCACCGAGGCGTCGAAGATGGGGCTGGCCAGCAGCGCCACGCACACCGGCTCTTGATAATCCTGATAAACCAGATCCCGCAGCCCTTCCACCAGATTCAGCACATTATGATGCTCCACCAGACTGCCCTTGGGCGCGCCGGTGGAGCCGGAGGTGTAAATAACGTACGCCAGCTGACTGCGTTGAATGGCGATTGCGGCGGCGGGAGCGGCCACCGGTTTGGCCAGCGCCTGTTCAATGCAGACCAGCTCGGCGGGATAGGGGGCCACCGCTGAGCGGGCGGGGTCCAGGGTGGCCTGGTCGACCACAATCAGGGTCAGCCTGGCGTCGTTGATCTGGTGTTGCAGGCGGGCGCGGGGATGGGCGATGTCCATAGGCATATAGCCGGCCCCGCTTTTCAATATGCCCAGTATGCCGACGATCAGATTGACGCCGGGACGCACGCACAGTCCTACTGGCTGGTCAGGCAAGGCGCCCTGATGACGCAGGCGCGCCGCCAGAACTTCGCTGCGATGGTCCAGCTCGGCGTAACTCAGGGCGCCATCGTCGGCGATGACGGCGTTCTGTTGCGGGCGACGGGCGGCCTGCTGGCGGAAGCAGCTGACGATGTCGTCTCCCAGGATCAGCTCTTCAACCGGGCGCGCAACGGCGGATGGGGCGCTATGCCAGTGTGCGTTGAAGGCGCGCAACTGACGCAGGTCCCCGGCGTCGATCATGGTCAGCTGATCGAGTTCCGCCAGCGGCGCGGCGATTACGCTGTCCACCAGATTGGCGAAGTGCCGGGCCATGCGCTCGATAGTTCCAGGCTCAAACAGGTCCAGGCCGTATTCGAACTCGCATTGCAGCGCGCCGTCAGTCTCCGTGACCAGCAGCGACAAATCGAACTTGGCGCTGCCCCGGTTGACCGGCAGGGATTCTATGGTGAGGCGCGGCAGCCGCAGGCTTTCCATGGGAGCGCTTTGCAGCAGAAACATGACCTGGGCGATGGGTTCGTAGCCGGGACGGCGCTCCGGTTGCAGCGCCTCCACCAGTTTGTCGAAGGGCATTTCCTGGTGCGCGAAGGCGCCCAGGGTGGTTTCCCGTACTTGTTGCAATAATTCGATGTAGTTGGCGACGCCGCTGAGATCGACCCGCAGCGCCAGGGTGTTGACGAAGAAGCCCACCACGTTCTCCAGCTCGGGACGCTCCCGGTTGGCCACCTGGGTTCCCACCACCAGGTCACTGGCGCCGCTGTAGCGTTGCAGCAGTATGTTGAAGATCGCCAGCAACGCCATGAACAGACTGCATCCCTGTCGCTTGGCGAGGGCCTGCAGGGCGTCGCCCCGGTCCGCGGACAGGGTGATGAAATGGCTGGCGCCGCGATAACTGCGCTGACGGGGGCGCGGATGATCAAACGGCAGATCGGGCGGTGGCGGCGGATTCTGCAAGCGCGGCAGCCAGTAATCGCGCAGACGGGGCAGCTCCGAAGATAAAAAACTTTGCTGTTGCCAGCAGGCGTAATCCGGATACTGGGTGGTCAACGGGGGCGGCTCCCCGGAACCGGCGTAAAGCGTCATCAGTTCACGGGTGAGAATGCCCTTGGACCAGCCGTCGGCGATGATGTGATGCAGGGTGAACAGCAGGACATGGCGCTGCGGCCCCAGCTTCAACAGGCGCGCCCGCACCAGAGGCGCGCGGCTCAGGTCGAAGGGCGCGATAGCCTCAGCGTCCGCTTGTTTTGCAGCGGCGCGCTCCGCCGCCCCCGGTTCCAGGCTGCTCAAGTCCTCTTCCGTCATCGCCAGCGTCGCCTGCTCCGCAATGTGCTGGCGGGGGCCGTCCGGGCCCTCGATGAAGCTGACGCGCAGGGCTTCATGGCGATCCACAATGCGCTGCAGGCAACGGCGCATCAGGCTGACGTCGATGTCGCCGTCCAGACGCAAGGCTTCGGGAATATTGTAGGCGGCATCGCCAGGTATATTGCAGGCGGCGTCGCCAGGTATATTGCAGGCGGCGTCGCCGCCGGGGCCGTTGCGGGATTCCGCCATCGCCATCACGAACCACAGGCCCATCTGGTTCAGGGACAAGGGCGCGGTTCTGGCATAGGCCGGCGCGCGCGGCGGGATGCCCCGGCGCGGCGCCACCGCCTGCAGACGCGGCGGCGCCGGCTGTTTCGGCAGCAGGGGAAGAATGGTCTCCTTCATGGTTTTGAGACGGGCGACCAGTTCCGGCGTCATGGCGTTTTTCGGCGCCCGATAACGCAGCTGGCCGTTATCGTTCCAAAGCTGTACGCCGCTTTGTTCGACTTCCCGCAGAAAGGCGTACACTTCCATCAGAGCACTCCTTCATCCATTTCTTCCGACAGCTTCGCGTCCAACGCCTCCGGACAGGTCCGTTGCAGCCAGGCGGCGAAAGCGGCCACGCTGGGATAGTCGAACAGGGCCTGCATGCTGATATCGGGAGAGAAGCGGCTTTTCAGGCGCGACGCCATTTTAATAGCGATCAGGCTGTCGCCGCCCAGGTCATGGAAATTATCGTGTCGTCCCACCACTTTGACCCCCAGCACCTCGCGCCAGATGGCGGCGATGTCCCGCTCCAGGTCGGTGGCGGGCGCATTGGCGCCGGCGTGTTCATCCGGCGTCGCTTTGGTGAGGCGGCTGTGTTCGACGATGCGTTGCAGGTTGGCGTCGCGGGCGTCCCGCAACAGGACGTCGATGCGGCGGCGGGACATCAGCACCTGACTGAGTCCACGTTGGGACAGCATGCGCAGGAAGGCGTCGGCGCCGGTGGCGGGGTCCATGCCGCCCTCCGGGTCCTGGCCGGTTTTCTGGCGATACAGCGCTTCATAAGCGCAGGCCATGCCCACATGCCGCCAGCGTTCCCAGTTGATGGACAAGGCCGCCACGCCCTGACTTCTGAGCTGATGGGCGAAGGCGTCCACGCAGGAGTTGGAGGCGCAGTACTCGGCGTCGCCGACCCCCGGCGCCACGGCGCTGGTGGAGGACGATAACGCCACAAAATCCAGGTCCTTGACCGCGAGGGTCGCCAGCAGGTTGCGCACGCCGTGAGTCTTGGCGGCGAACTCGCCTTTGCCGGGATCGGGCTGCTTCAACTGTATGGGACCGCGGTTTTCCGAGGCTGCGCAGTGAATCAGGCCATTGATGGGGCCGAAACGCCGCTGCGCCTGCGTCAGCTGTTCCTGCAGCGCGCTCAGATCGGCAATGTCCAGCTGCAGGGTCATGACCTGGGCGCCAAGACTGCGCAGGCGGCGCAGTTTGGCGCTGCGGTCGCGAAGGCCGCGCTCCGCGTCGGGGCTGACCAGGGCGAACGGCTCCGCCACGTCAGCGTCGCCGGCGGCCGCCAGAATCAGGCCGCAATCCACGTCCTGCGGCGCCATGTCCTCGCCGGGGAAGGCGCGCACGTTTGTATAGCCGAGGCTCTCCAGCAGCTCACGCCATTGCGGCAGGGACAGGAGTGGGCAGTTCTCCCGCAATCCGTCGGCGAAGCACCACCATCCCGCCGCCAGCCCGTAGGCCATATTGGTCCAGCGCTCAGTGTGGGTGGACTCCAGCAGGCACAGCAAGCCGCCGGGCGCCAGCAGACGACGGGTCTGACCCATGGTGGCGGGCAGATCCGCGGTGGCGTGCACGGCGTCCAGCTCTATCACCAGATCGAAACTGTGCGGGTCCAGCCCCTGTTTCTCCGGCGGCAGCGAGGCGTCGTATTTGGCGAAGCGCATTTTGCCCGCCAGAGCGGGGTCTTGCTGAAAGCGTTGTTCCGCCGCCATCACGAAGCTGCGGCCGATGTCGGTAAACCAGTACTCCACGTTCGCTTCCCGCAGGGCGGGGGCGATCCAGTCGGTGAGAATGCCGGCGCCGGCGCCGATCTCCAAAATGCGCAAGGGTCTGGCGTCGGGCTGCGCCGCGCGGGCCTGAATCAGTTCCCGCAGCAGACGCTGCAGCAACAGGCCGTACAGGCGGTGATGCGTATGCTCCACGGTTTCCGCTGCGGCTTTCTTCAGCTTGTCCCCCTGACCGGAGGGATACAGCACGCTGATCGCGTCCACTTCGCCGGTGAGGGCGGGACGATAATGGCTGACGCAGTGATCCAGGAATTCCAGCATGGGAGCGAATCCGGGATAGCGCTGACTGACTTGCGCCCGTAGTGCGCCTGGGTCCGGCAGCTGTTCCAGGGCGGGCGACAGGCGCACTTGATCGTTTTCCAGCTCGACCACGCCGTCCTCCGCCAGAATGGCGAACATCCAGCGGAAGAACTTGTCGAAGCGCGCGTCCAGGCCGCAGGCGGTCATAAACTTGTCCACGCTGACAGCGTCGGCGCCGTCCATATGCTCCCGCCACAGGGCGCCGATAAACTGGGCCAGATAGGCGGAGCACAAGCCATGCAGGTCGGCGCGCAGACCCGGATGAGCGTCCACGCTCTGAATCGCCAGCTCGTCCTTCAGCTCAGTTTCCAGCGCGGCGATGCGTTTGGGGTCCGGCAATTGCGCGATGAGGCCGCCCTGATTGGCGTCGGCGTCTTCGCTCCAGGCGGGAGCGGGCTGGCGTCCGGCCAGAATCAGCCTGGCGCGGCATTGTTGCGCCACGCATTCCGCCAGTTGCAGGCCGATGCCGCCCAGTCCGCCGGTGATCAGGTAGACGCCGTCGTCGCGCAGAGGCAGTTGTTGCGGGTCGCGGACGGCGCTTGTGGTCGTCGGGGTGAATTCGCACACCCAGCGCTGGTGGCGGGGCGGTTGCGTCGGCGTCAGGCCGCGCAACGCCAATAATGGCGTGTCGCCGGGGCGCTGGGCGAGATCAATCAGATCGCGGCACAGTGCTTCCCATTGCGCTTCCGATTGCGGCGGTACGACGTCGATGCATTGACTCTGCAAGCCGGCGTATTCCAACGGCGCCACTTTGATGGGGCCCATGAGCGCCGCCAATTCCGGGGTGATGGTTTCATCGCCGAGCACTGACTGCGCGGTGGCGGTGACGGCGCACAGCATGGGCATGGGCGTCGTCAGACTATCGAATTGCTGTATCAGCCGGATCAGACTGCTGTAGCCCAGATTGAGCAATTTCTCGCTGTGTTCCTGCGGGTCCGCAGCGTTGATTTGAGGGGTGCAGGCCCAGGCGTGCAAGATAAAATCAGGGGATTTGCCGTCCGCCTGCAACTGCGCGAACAAGGCTTGGAAATCTTCCGTCCGTTCCGGGTCCAGGCGCAGGCAATCCTCGCTTGCGCGGTCTGAACCGGCGGCGGATCGCTCATACGTCGAGCGCACCTGCGTCATGCGGTCGCCGCGGCGCTCTATTTCTTCACGCAGACCCCGCGCCATTTGGCTGTCATCCACCAGCACCAGCCAATTGCGGGGTGTGGAGACGGCCTGTTCATCGCCCGTCTGGCCGGCGATGTCATTGCACAGGGGCAGGCGACGCCAGGACGGCGCGTAGAACCAGTCCCGCAGGGGCGGCTCCGCACGGCTGGCGCGGGTGGTCGGCGTTGACGCCGGGGTCGTGGGAGGATCTATCCAGTGGCGCTGACGGGCGAAGGGGTAGCCCGGTAAGTGCAGACGCTGGTAGCGACGGCGGGTCTCCGGCGCGGCGGCATTAATGACGCCTGCATAATAGGCGCGCCAGTCCAGATCGCAACCGCGCCGCCACAGTTCCCCCAGGGTCTCCAGCAGCAGCTTTTCCGGATGGTCGCGGCGGGACGCCGGCGGAATCAGCGATAAGGCGTCATGCCGCCAGCCCTGTTGATGGGCCAGGGCGGTGAGCGCGCGTCCCGCGCCCACTTCCACACAGACATCCACGCCTTCCCGCCGCAATGTTTGCAGGCCGTCGGCGAAGCGCACCGGCTCCAGCATGTGGCGCACCCAGTAGTCCGGGTCCGTAGCCTGCTCCGGACGCAGCAGGTCGCCGCTCAGGTTGCTGACAATGGGTATCTGCGGGGGTTGCAGGCGCAGGCTGCGCAACCGCTCCCGCAGCGGCTCGGCCACCGGCTCCATGGCCGGAGAGTGGAATGCGCCGCTGGCGTTAAGGCGCTGGCAGGTGACGCCCTCGGCGATCAGGCGCGTCTGCAGTTGTTCAATCGCCGCCGGCGGGCCGGACAAAGTGCAGCATTCCGGGCTGTTGACCGCCGCCAGGGACAGACGTTGGCCGTACCCTTTGTCGCCGGCGTGGGCGCGCAGATAAGGAATGATGCTCCCTTCGCCAAGGGAAACCACCAGCATGGCGCCGGCGGCGGTGTCCTGCATCAAACGGCCGCGTTCGACGAGCAGACGCAGGGCGTCCGGCAGGGCGAACACCTTCGCGAGACAGGCGGCGACGTATTCACCCAGGCTGTGACCCAGTAACGCATCAGGTTGCAGCCCCCAGCTTTGCAGCAGACGCGCCAGAGCATACTCCAGCGCGAAGTTCAGCGGTTGCGCCAGGGCGGTGGGAGTGAGCGCGCGGTCTTTTTCCTTGTCGTCGCAAAGCAGCGAGCGGATATCCCGGTTCAGCAAAGGTTGCAGCAGGTCCGCGCATTGATCCAGATCACGGCGAAAAGACGCGTAGCGACGATACAGGGACCTGGCCATCCCCGCGTATTGAGAGCCTTGGCCGGTGAGCAGAAACGCCAGTTTGTGAATAGGGCGCTCTTCCGGGTGGGTTCTTTCGTGAAAGTCCGCCGCCTCGCCGTGGCAAACTGCATAAGCGCGCTGCTCCAGGCGGCGGCGTCCGCAGGCCAGGGTGAAGGCGACGTCCGGCAACGCCCGCGCCGGCAGGTCGTGTAAATGCTCGCGTAATTGCGCCTGCGCCTGTTTCAGCGCGGTGTCCGTGCGGGCGGAGACCAGCAGCAGTTGCGGCAGGGTTGCCTCCGTATCCTGTGCGGCGTGGGGCCGCGCGTACGCGTCCGGGGCCTGCTCCAGCACCACATGGGAGTTGGTGCCGCCGACGCCGAACGAGCTGACGCCGGCGCGCCGGGGCAGGTGCGCCGGCCAGTCCACGGTTTCGGCGTTGACGAAAAATGGACTGTTCTCCAGATCCAGCTTGGGGTTAGGACGCTGGAAGTGGCGGGAGGAGGGAATCTTGCCGTGTTTGATCGCCAGAGCCGCCTTGATCAGGCCCGCCATGCCGGCGGCGGTGTCCAGATGGCCAAAGTTGGTTTTCACCGATCCCAGGGCGCAGAAGCCTTTGCGCGCGGTGGTCAGGCGGAAGGCTTTGGTCAGCGCCGCCACTTCGATGGGGTCGCCCAGGGGCGTGCCGGTGCCGTGGGCTTCCACGTAGCTGATGGTGTCTGCGGAGATGTCCGCCAGCGCCTGCGCCTCCGCGATCACCGCCGCCTCGCCGTCCACGCTGGGAGCGGTGTAGCCGATTTTGTCGGCGCCGTCGTTGTTGATGGCGCTGCCGCGAATCACCGCATAAATATCATCACCGTCCTCCAGCGCATCTTCCAGACGCCGCAGCAACACCACGCCCACGCCGCTGCCGCCCACCACGCCCTGGGCGTCGGCGTCAAAAGCGCGACATTGACCGTCGGGGGAGGGAATGCCGCCTTCCTGATACAGATAGCCTTCTTCCTGAGGCGCGCGCAGCGTGGAGGCGCCGGCCAGGGCCATGTCGCACTGGCAGGACAGCAGGCTCTGGCAGGCCAGATGCACCGCCACCAGTGAGGTGGAGCAGGCGGTGTTGACGTTGAAGCTGGGTCCTTTCAGATCCATCTTGTAGCTGACCCGGGTGGCGGCGAAGTCCTTGTCGTTGCCGATCAGCAGTTGATAATCCATGTCCGGTCCGGTGTATTCCGGGTGTGGAATGATATTGCGCAGGATATAGGTGGGCATGCCCACGCCGGCGAAAACGCCGATGCGGTTTTCCTCGCCCTGGCCGGTATGCCCGGCGTCCTCCAGCGCGCGCCAGCAACTCTCCAGAAACAGCCGATGCTGCGGGTCCATCATTTCCGCTTCCCGGGGCGTATAACCGAAGAAAGCGGCGTCGAATTTATCGTAATCGTTGACCACGCCTTTGATGGGAACGTAGTCCGGGTGGTCGATCAGCGCGGCGGGAACCCCCGCCTGCAATAGTTGCTCACGGGTGAAGCGGGTGGTGGAGACAACGCCGTCGAGCAGGTTGCGCCAGAACCCTTCGATGTCGTCCGCGCCGGGAAAACGGCACGCCATGCCGACAATGGCGATAGCGTCCGCTGGGATGTCTTGGGATAGAGTGTCCGTCATGGTCGTATTCTTTTTCTTCCGTTTATTGTTCTTGCATTTGCTTGATTGGCGGCGACTGACTCACAGCGCGGGCGTCGGCCTGTCGGCGACGCGCCTTGCGCTGCCGGTCCACGCGCTGGGCGACGCTGTCCCGCAATGCGGCGCGTTCGTTCTCCTCACCGCCGCCTTCCTGCTCCGCCAGATGGGCGGCGAGCTGGGCGATGGTGGGATAGTTGAACAAAGCGGTCAGCGGCGTCCGGAACGCCAGGCGCAGCAGGCGCTCATAAACCCGCGTCAGCAGCAGGGAGTAGCCGCCGATGTCGAAAAAGTTGTCATGGATACTGATGCGTTCCTGTCCTAATACGTCGCGCCAGATGGCGGCGATTTCCTGTTCAAGACGCGTGCGGGGCGCCTGAAACATGGCGGAGGAAACCCGGTTGGGCGTGGCCTGGGGCAGACGTTTGCGATCAATTTTGCCGTTGCCGTTGAGGGGCAGTTCCGACAGGATCATATAACTGGTGGGCGCCATGTACTCCGGCAGCTTGCTCCGGACCAGCTTGCGCAATTCCTCGAACAGACCGGCGGCGTCTTCCGGCGCGCGGCGCACAACGATAAACGCGGCCAGATATTCGCCGCCATCCTCCGCGTATTGCTTGCACACCACCGCCTGATTCACCAGCGCGTGCTCGGTGAGCAGCGATTCGATTTCTCCCGGCTCGATGCGGAACCCACGCAGCTTGATCTGAAAGTCGCTGCGTCCCAGGTAGTCGATGGCGCCGTCCGCGCGGCGTCTCACCAGATCGCCGGTTTTGTAAACGCGTCCCCGGCACAGCGGGTGCGTCATGTGGACGAAGCGCTCCGCGTTAAGCTCAGGACGGCCCAGATAACCCCGGGTGATCCCGGCGCCGGCGATGCACAGTTCGCCGGCGACCCCCGCCGGGGCGGGCTCGCCAAAGGCGTCGATGACGTACAGTTGATAGTTGGCCAGGGGCGCGCCGATAGGCAGCGTCGCCAGTTCCGCGTCCGCGCCGGTGACCCGGTGGATGGAGGACCAGACGGTGGCCTCCGTCGGACCATAAAAATTCCATACCGGCAGACCGAATTTTAATATCGGCGAAACCAGGCGGCCGGGAAACGCCTCGCCGCCGCAGCAGAATGCGCGCAAGCGATAAGGAAACGCCTCGTCATCCCGGGTCGCCGCCAGCAGTTTCTCCATATTGCTCGGCGTCAGGTTCAGCACGGTGGCGTTCTCCCTGCGCAGCAGCCGGGCGAGGGCGTGAGGGTTATGACGCTCTTCCTCAGTGGTCACCAGCAGCGTGCCGCCGTACAGCAGACAGCCCCAGATCTCCCAGACCGAGAAGTCGAATGCGTAGGAGTGGAACAGCGTCCATACGTCGTCCGCCGAAAATTCCACGATGGGTTGCAGCGCCGCCAGCATGTTCAGCACGTTACGGTGCTCGATAGGCGTGGCCTTGGGCGCGCCGGTGGAGCCTGAGGTGAAGATGGCGTAAGCGAGATGATCCGGGCGCGCCGGGTTGCCCGGCGTCGGTACGCCGCAGCGGCAGGGCGGGCCACTCAGATGGTCGCCCTCATGCAGATGACGTAACGGATCGCTGCACTTGGGATCGTTGCGCAACAGGCGGTCCAGACGCACCAGGGTGCAGCCTTCGGGCAGATCCAGCGCCAGGTCCGAGTGGGTGACCGCCAATGCGACGTTGGCGCTGGCGAGCATATCGGCGATGCGGTCGCGGGGGTTGGCAGGATCGATAGGCAGGTAGGCGGCGCCGGATTTCAGCACTCCGGCGAGCGCCACGATCATGTCCACGCTGCGCCCCATGTAGACCGCCACCAGGGTGTCCGGGGCGACGCCAAGGTGCTGTAACTGCAACGCCAGCAGGGTGGCGCGCCGGTCCAGCTCGAGATAACTGATGCGCTCGTCGCCGCAGACCACCGCGGTTTTATGAGGGTGCGCCAACGTCGCTTCCCGCAGCAGGTCGGTCATGCGCCGGTCGCTGGGCAGTTCCTGCAAAGTGGCGGCGGCGTCGTTCCACTGCTGGGTCTCCGCCGCCGTTAACATGGGCAGCCGCAGCGGCGGAGTATCCAGGCCTTTCGGCAGCTCCGCCAGCAGCTTACGATAATGTCCGATCATGCGCCGGATAGAGGCGGCTTCGAACAGGCTGCTGTTGTAGACGAACTGACCCTGCAGCTCGCCGTCCACTTCCCACAGATGCGCTTCCAGGTCCACGCTGACGTTGCGGCGTTTCAGCGCCAGCGGCTCGATCAACAATCCGCGCAGGCTCAGCTCCGGGTGCGGCGTGTGGCGCGGCGAGTTCTGCAGGGCGAATATCACCTGCACCAGCGGATTATGAGAGAGATCCCGCTCCGGCCGCAGCGCCTCCACCAGTTTTTCAAAGGGAAGTTCCTGGCGCTCCATGGCTCCGGCGCAGAAATCCCGCACCTGATCCAGGTATTCCGAGGTGGTGGCGCAGGCGCCGGGTCGCAGGCGCAAGGGCAGGGTGTTGGCGAAATAGCCGAGCAGCCCCTCTACTTCACGGCGGTTGCGATTGGCCACCGGGGAGCCGATCAGCAGGTCGTCCTGGCCGCTGTGGCGCGCCGCCAGCACGCCAAACGCCGCCAGCGTGGCCATGTACAGCGTCAGGCTGTGACGGCGGCACAGGTCTTTCAGCGGTTGCAGCAAGGTGGCGGGAATCGTGAAATGCTCCACGTCGCCCTGAAAGTTCTGCACCGGCGGGCGCGGATAATCCAGCGGCAGCTCCAGACGCAGGGGCGCGCCCAGCAGTCGCGGCAGCCACCAGTCCAGTTCCGGCGGGCTGGCGTTGCGGGCGTAGCGTCGCTGTTGCCACGCCGCGTAATCGCCATATTGAATAGGGAGCGCCGGCAGTGCGGGCGGACGATTCTGGGAAATGGCGTTATACAGGGCGGAGATTTCCTCCACCATGACGCCGATGGACCAGC
Coding sequences within:
- a CDS encoding non-ribosomal peptide synthetase, producing MEVYAFLREVEQSGVQLWNDNGQLRYRAPKNAMTPELVARLKTMKETILPLLPKQPAPPRLQAVAPRRGIPPRAPAYARTAPLSLNQMGLWFVMAMAESRNGPGGDAACNIPGDAACNIPGDAAYNIPEALRLDGDIDVSLMRRCLQRIVDRHEALRVSFIEGPDGPRQHIAEQATLAMTEEDLSSLEPGAAERAAAKQADAEAIAPFDLSRAPLVRARLLKLGPQRHVLLFTLHHIIADGWSKGILTRELMTLYAGSGEPPPLTTQYPDYACWQQQSFLSSELPRLRDYWLPRLQNPPPPPDLPFDHPRPRQRSYRGASHFITLSADRGDALQALAKRQGCSLFMALLAIFNILLQRYSGASDLVVGTQVANRERPELENVVGFFVNTLALRVDLSGVANYIELLQQVRETTLGAFAHQEMPFDKLVEALQPERRPGYEPIAQVMFLLQSAPMESLRLPRLTIESLPVNRGSAKFDLSLLVTETDGALQCEFEYGLDLFEPGTIERMARHFANLVDSVIAAPLAELDQLTMIDAGDLRQLRAFNAHWHSAPSAVARPVEELILGDDIVSCFRQQAARRPQQNAVIADDGALSYAELDHRSEVLAARLRHQGALPDQPVGLCVRPGVNLIVGILGILKSGAGYMPMDIAHPRARLQHQINDARLTLIVVDQATLDPARSAVAPYPAELVCIEQALAKPVAAPAAAIAIQRSQLAYVIYTSGSTGAPKGSLVEHHNVLNLVEGLRDLVYQDYQEPVCVALLASPIFDASVQQIFAALLLGHQLLVAAPEMRLQPTQLAQCFLQHKVAVADCTPSLLSMMVAERLPATPGLGLDALLTGGEPLSRKLAQAFYQQNARAALYNVYGPTECAVDVTALRVPRKNPYYFPIVPIGRPLPNAQVFILDTLRRPVPLGVPGQIFIGGDPVGRGYLNRSALTREKFAYYPEISKRRLYATGDCGRWLRDGVIQYLGRMDQQIKIRGHRVEPGEIESHLRQHPAIAEAAAIALETETGRYELAAYLTLVDKAQAPGVEALRNFLQERTPDYMIPTRWSILAQMPLTASNKIDRRALPGCDAVVVNQEARPHRAPNGARETALTEVWRSVLNVAEISALDDYFALGGDSIKALQISARLRQIGWRMEVRQIFEHRSIAELAPHLQATVASTPPDTAPAEAPLTAIQRWFFTHFEGRRDHYNQAVLLRPARALQTDPLRFSLTALARWHGALRLAFQPVRDRMRQVRVEIDPDSLLNVIDLPAADNPQTDMETDMATRQTGFNLQQGGLFKAVLYRLPDGGQRLFLVAHHLIMDAVSWRILLEDLTQAYQQALNGADITLAPATDFTQWAQAVNSGAPVFSQKELDYWGRQETRRAGQSYPSRMQVQSGASHYVESHLDAAATAQWLRDANQSYRTRGEELLVTALLRTLMRQELGPPSLLLEGHGREDLGIGLDVSRTLGWFTSLYPLAFAISADDDVDRQIKVVKETLRSAPQQGAGYGILRYMRDQQDSDRGGALNFAPLPRVAFNYLGQFDRTFAGELFQLAEENVGPTRDPQAPNLQALEVVALVLDGCLQLRITGGSGAFSAGDLVAFAEALMDDLRRIIRHAADKSDAELTPADIDYDGFNLEELDEFIDRLSY
- a CDS encoding type I polyketide synthase; the encoded protein is MTDTLSQDIPADAIAIVGMACRFPGADDIEGFWRNLLDGVVSTTRFTREQLLQAGVPAALIDHPDYVPIKGVVNDYDKFDAAFFGYTPREAEMMDPQHRLFLESCWRALEDAGHTGQGEENRIGVFAGVGMPTYILRNIIPHPEYTGPDMDYQLLIGNDKDFAATRVSYKMDLKGPSFNVNTACSTSLVAVHLACQSLLSCQCDMALAGASTLRAPQEEGYLYQEGGIPSPDGQCRAFDADAQGVVGGSGVGVVLLRRLEDALEDGDDIYAVIRGSAINNDGADKIGYTAPSVDGEAAVIAEAQALADISADTISYVEAHGTGTPLGDPIEVAALTKAFRLTTARKGFCALGSVKTNFGHLDTAAGMAGLIKAALAIKHGKIPSSRHFQRPNPKLDLENSPFFVNAETVDWPAHLPRRAGVSSFGVGGTNSHVVLEQAPDAYARPHAAQDTEATLPQLLLVSARTDTALKQAQAQLREHLHDLPARALPDVAFTLACGRRRLEQRAYAVCHGEAADFHERTHPEERPIHKLAFLLTGQGSQYAGMARSLYRRYASFRRDLDQCADLLQPLLNRDIRSLLCDDKEKDRALTPTALAQPLNFALEYALARLLQSWGLQPDALLGHSLGEYVAACLAKVFALPDALRLLVERGRLMQDTAAGAMLVVSLGEGSIIPYLRAHAGDKGYGQRLSLAAVNSPECCTLSGPPAAIEQLQTRLIAEGVTCQRLNASGAFHSPAMEPVAEPLRERLRSLRLQPPQIPIVSNLSGDLLRPEQATDPDYWVRHMLEPVRFADGLQTLRREGVDVCVEVGAGRALTALAHQQGWRHDALSLIPPASRRDHPEKLLLETLGELWRRGCDLDWRAYYAGVINAAAPETRRRYQRLHLPGYPFARQRHWIDPPTTPASTPTTRASRAEPPLRDWFYAPSWRRLPLCNDIAGQTGDEQAVSTPRNWLVLVDDSQMARGLREEIERRGDRMTQVRSTYERSAAGSDRASEDCLRLDPERTEDFQALFAQLQADGKSPDFILHAWACTPQINAADPQEHSEKLLNLGYSSLIRLIQQFDSLTTPMPMLCAVTATAQSVLGDETITPELAALMGPIKVAPLEYAGLQSQCIDVVPPQSEAQWEALCRDLIDLAQRPGDTPLLALRGLTPTQPPRHQRWVCEFTPTTTSAVRDPQQLPLRDDGVYLITGGLGGIGLQLAECVAQQCRARLILAGRQPAPAWSEDADANQGGLIAQLPDPKRIAALETELKDELAIQSVDAHPGLRADLHGLCSAYLAQFIGALWREHMDGADAVSVDKFMTACGLDARFDKFFRWMFAILAEDGVVELENDQVRLSPALEQLPDPGALRAQVSQRYPGFAPMLEFLDHCVSHYRPALTGEVDAISVLYPSGQGDKLKKAAAETVEHTHHRLYGLLLQRLLRELIQARAAQPDARPLRILEIGAGAGILTDWIAPALREANVEYWFTDIGRSFVMAAEQRFQQDPALAGKMRFAKYDASLPPEKQGLDPHSFDLVIELDAVHATADLPATMGQTRRLLAPGGLLCLLESTHTERWTNMAYGLAAGWWCFADGLRENCPLLSLPQWRELLESLGYTNVRAFPGEDMAPQDVDCGLILAAAGDADVAEPFALVSPDAERGLRDRSAKLRRLRSLGAQVMTLQLDIADLSALQEQLTQAQRRFGPINGLIHCAASENRGPIQLKQPDPGKGEFAAKTHGVRNLLATLAVKDLDFVALSSSTSAVAPGVGDAEYCASNSCVDAFAHQLRSQGVAALSINWERWRHVGMACAYEALYRQKTGQDPEGGMDPATGADAFLRMLSQRGLSQVLMSRRRIDVLLRDARDANLQRIVEHSRLTKATPDEHAGANAPATDLERDIAAIWREVLGVKVVGRHDNFHDLGGDSLIAIKMASRLKSRFSPDISMQALFDYPSVAAFAAWLQRTCPEALDAKLSEEMDEGVL